Proteins from a genomic interval of Pseudomonas asplenii:
- the dut gene encoding dUTP diphosphatase: MHALQAKILDPRIGSEFPLPQYATPGSAGLDLRAMLQQDTVLEPGQTLLIPTGLSVYIGDPGLAALILPRSGLGHKHGIVLGNLVGLIDSDYQGELMVSCWNRGQSAFNIAVGERIAQLVLVPVVQAHFEMVQEFDETQRGAGGFGHSGSH; the protein is encoded by the coding sequence ATGCACGCTTTGCAAGCCAAGATCCTCGACCCACGCATCGGTAGCGAATTCCCGCTGCCACAGTACGCCACCCCCGGCTCCGCCGGCCTCGACCTGCGTGCCATGCTCCAGCAGGACACCGTACTGGAACCGGGCCAGACCTTGCTGATCCCCACCGGCCTGTCGGTCTATATCGGCGATCCCGGCCTGGCCGCGCTGATCCTGCCGCGCTCGGGCCTTGGCCACAAACACGGCATCGTCCTGGGCAACCTGGTGGGCCTGATCGACTCCGACTATCAGGGCGAACTGATGGTCTCCTGCTGGAACCGTGGTCAGAGCGCGTTCAACATCGCCGTCGGCGAGCGTATTGCCCAGCTGGTACTGGTGCCCGTGGTGCAGGCACACTTCGAAATGGTCCAGGAATTTGACGAAACCCAACGCGGCGCAGGCGGTTTTGGGCATTCGGGCAGCCATTGA
- the coaBC gene encoding bifunctional phosphopantothenoylcysteine decarboxylase/phosphopantothenate--cysteine ligase CoaBC — translation MQRLYRKRIVLGVGGGIAAYKSAELVRRLLDQGAEVRVVMTRGGSEFITPLTMQALSGHPVHLDLLDPAAEAAMGHIELAKWADLVLIAPATADLIARLAQGIADDLLTTLVLATDATVAIAPAMNQAMWRDPATQANTQLLQSRGLKVFGPASGSQACGDVGLGRMLEATDLAQHAADCFEHLALTGRHVLITAGPTQENIDPVRYITNHSSGKMGFALAEAAVEAGARVTLITGPVHLPTPDRVTRIDIVSARDMLAACEAAIPCDLFIASAAVADYRPEVVAPQKLKKDPTTGDGLLLQMVRNPDILATIASRPDRPFSVGFAAETEHLLDYAARKLKDKNLDLIVANDVANPSIGFNSEENACSVIDRDLQATVFTQTSKGKIARQLISFIASRLNQV, via the coding sequence ATGCAGCGGCTGTATCGGAAACGCATCGTTCTCGGCGTCGGCGGCGGCATTGCCGCCTACAAAAGCGCCGAGCTGGTTCGCCGACTTCTCGACCAGGGTGCCGAAGTACGCGTGGTCATGACCCGTGGCGGCAGCGAGTTCATCACACCGCTGACCATGCAGGCGCTATCCGGGCACCCGGTACACCTGGACCTGCTCGACCCGGCGGCCGAAGCCGCGATGGGCCATATCGAACTGGCGAAATGGGCCGACCTGGTACTGATCGCCCCGGCCACCGCCGACCTGATCGCACGCCTGGCCCAGGGTATCGCCGACGACCTGCTGACCACCCTGGTCCTCGCCACCGATGCCACGGTCGCCATCGCCCCGGCGATGAACCAGGCCATGTGGCGCGACCCGGCCACCCAGGCCAACACCCAGCTGCTGCAGAGCCGCGGCCTCAAGGTCTTCGGCCCGGCTTCAGGCAGCCAGGCCTGCGGCGATGTCGGCCTGGGGCGCATGCTCGAAGCCACTGACCTGGCCCAGCACGCCGCCGACTGCTTCGAGCATCTGGCCCTGACCGGCAGGCATGTGCTGATCACCGCCGGCCCGACCCAGGAAAACATCGATCCGGTGCGCTACATCACCAACCACAGCTCCGGGAAAATGGGCTTCGCCCTGGCCGAGGCCGCCGTCGAAGCCGGCGCGCGCGTCACCCTGATCACCGGCCCTGTGCACCTGCCGACACCCGACCGGGTCACCCGCATCGATATCGTCAGCGCCCGCGACATGCTCGCCGCCTGCGAGGCCGCGATTCCCTGCGACCTGTTCATTGCCTCAGCTGCAGTAGCGGACTACCGCCCGGAAGTCGTTGCCCCGCAAAAACTGAAGAAAGACCCTACGACCGGCGACGGCCTGCTCCTGCAAATGGTCCGTAACCCGGACATTCTCGCGACCATCGCTTCGCGCCCCGACCGTCCCTTCAGCGTCGGTTTCGCCGCCGAGACCGAGCATCTGCTCGACTATGCCGCCCGCAAGCTCAAGGACAAGAACCTCGACCTGATCGTCGCCAATGACGTGGCCAACCCCAGCATTGGCTTCAACAGCGAGGAAAACGCCTGCAGCGTCATCGACCGCGACCTGCAGGCCACCGTCTTCACCCAGACCAGCAAGGGCAAGATCGCCCGCCAGCTGATCTCTTTCATCGCTTCACGACTGAACCAGGTTTAA
- the radC gene encoding RadC family protein, with product MSIRDWPAAERPREKLLELGAASLSDAELLAIFLRTGVCGRSAVDLARHLLGQFGSLRSLLESGQREFSRELGLGPAKFAQLQAVLEMARRHLAERLRRESVLESPRAVRDYLKAMLRHEAHEVFGCLFLDAKHRVLAFEALFRGTIDNASVYPRQVVKRALAHNAAALILCHNHPSGVAEPSQSDRLLTDRLRTALELVDVRVLDHFVIGDGEPFSMMEHGMM from the coding sequence ATGAGTATTCGTGATTGGCCCGCAGCGGAGCGGCCGCGGGAGAAATTGCTGGAGTTGGGGGCGGCCAGCCTCTCCGATGCCGAGTTGCTGGCGATCTTCCTGCGCACGGGTGTCTGTGGCCGCAGCGCAGTGGATCTGGCGCGGCATCTGTTAGGGCAATTCGGCAGTTTGCGTAGTCTGCTGGAGTCGGGGCAGCGGGAATTCAGTCGTGAGTTGGGGCTGGGCCCCGCGAAGTTCGCCCAGTTGCAGGCCGTGCTGGAAATGGCCCGCCGCCATCTGGCCGAGCGCCTGCGGCGCGAATCGGTGCTGGAGAGCCCACGTGCGGTGCGCGATTATCTGAAGGCGATGTTGCGCCATGAGGCCCATGAAGTGTTCGGCTGCCTGTTTCTGGATGCCAAACACCGGGTGCTGGCCTTCGAGGCGCTGTTCAGGGGCACCATCGACAATGCCAGCGTCTATCCACGGCAGGTGGTCAAGCGCGCGCTGGCACACAACGCGGCGGCGCTGATCCTGTGCCACAACCACCCGTCGGGGGTGGCTGAGCCCAGTCAGTCCGATCGGCTGCTGACCGATCGGCTGCGCACCGCGCTGGAGTTGGTCGACGTGCGGGTGCTCGATCATTTCGTGATCGGCGATGGCGAGCCGTTTTCGATGATGGAGCACGGAATGATGTAG
- a CDS encoding ABC transporter substrate-binding protein translates to MRFAALPLLLVPFFGSLAHAATSLSVCTEASPEGFDVVQYNSLTTTNASADVLMNRLVDFDAASGKLVPSLAESWTVSDDGLTYDFKLRPGVKFHRTDYFKPTRTLSAADVRFSFERMLDPANPWHKIAQSGFPHAQSLQLPALIKRIEVTDPLTVRFTLDHPDSTFLAALSMGFASIYSAEYADKLIAANTPEKLNSQPIGTGPFVFGRFQKDASIRYSANPDYFAGKPAVDTLVFAITPDANVRLQKLRRNECQIALSPKPLDVGAASKDPTLKVEKTAAFMTAFLAINSQHPPLDKPEVRQAINLAFDKTSYLKAVFEDTAEAADGPYPPNTWSYATDLPGYAHDPEKAKALLAKAGLKDGFQTTIWTRPSGSLLNPNPSLGAQLLQADLAEVGIQAEIRVIEWGELIRRAKAGEHDLLFMGWAGDNGDPDNFLTPQFSCAAVKSGTNFARYCDANLDKLISAGKSTSEQGVRSKLYQQAQAQIQQQALWLPLAHPTAFALLRKNIQGYQVSPFGRQDFSKVSVRP, encoded by the coding sequence ATGCGCTTCGCTGCCCTACCGCTATTGCTCGTCCCGTTTTTCGGCTCGCTGGCCCATGCCGCGACCTCGCTGAGCGTCTGCACCGAGGCCAGTCCCGAAGGCTTCGACGTCGTGCAGTACAACTCGCTGACCACCACCAACGCCTCGGCGGACGTCCTGATGAACCGCCTGGTCGACTTCGACGCCGCCAGCGGCAAGCTGGTGCCGAGCCTGGCCGAGAGCTGGACTGTCTCCGATGACGGCCTGACCTACGATTTCAAGCTGCGCCCGGGGGTGAAGTTTCACCGCACCGATTACTTCAAGCCCACCCGTACGCTGAGCGCGGCCGATGTGCGCTTCAGTTTCGAGCGCATGCTCGATCCGGCCAACCCCTGGCACAAGATTGCCCAGAGTGGTTTCCCCCACGCCCAGTCGCTGCAATTGCCGGCGCTGATCAAGCGGATCGAGGTCACCGACCCACTGACCGTGCGCTTCACCCTGGACCACCCGGACTCTACCTTCCTCGCGGCCCTGAGCATGGGTTTCGCCTCCATCTACTCGGCGGAATACGCCGACAAGCTGATAGCGGCCAACACCCCGGAGAAACTCAACAGCCAGCCGATCGGCACCGGTCCGTTCGTGTTCGGTCGCTTCCAGAAAGACGCCTCGATCCGCTACAGCGCCAACCCGGACTACTTCGCCGGCAAGCCGGCGGTGGACACTCTGGTGTTCGCAATCACGCCCGACGCCAATGTGCGCCTGCAGAAATTGCGGCGCAACGAATGCCAGATCGCCCTGTCCCCCAAACCCCTGGACGTCGGCGCGGCGAGCAAGGATCCGACGCTCAAGGTGGAAAAGACCGCCGCGTTCATGACCGCCTTCCTTGCGATCAACAGCCAGCATCCGCCGCTGGACAAGCCTGAAGTGCGCCAGGCGATCAACCTGGCCTTCGACAAGACCAGCTACCTCAAGGCGGTCTTCGAAGACACGGCAGAGGCCGCCGATGGCCCCTACCCACCAAACACCTGGAGCTACGCAACGGACCTGCCCGGCTATGCCCACGACCCGGAGAAGGCCAAGGCGCTGCTGGCCAAGGCCGGGCTCAAGGACGGCTTCCAGACCACCATCTGGACCCGACCGTCGGGCAGCCTGCTCAATCCCAACCCGAGCCTGGGCGCGCAACTGCTGCAGGCCGACCTCGCCGAAGTGGGCATCCAGGCGGAAATCCGCGTGATCGAGTGGGGCGAACTGATCCGCCGCGCCAAGGCCGGTGAACACGACCTGCTGTTCATGGGCTGGGCCGGTGACAATGGTGATCCGGACAACTTCCTGACCCCGCAATTCTCCTGCGCCGCCGTGAAGTCCGGGACCAACTTCGCCCGCTACTGCGACGCCAACCTGGACAAGCTGATCAGCGCCGGCAAGAGCACCAGCGAACAGGGCGTGCGCAGCAAGCTCTACCAGCAGGCCCAGGCACAGATCCAGCAGCAGGCGCTCTGGCTGCCCTTGGCTCACCCGACTGCCTTCGCCCTGCTACGCAAGAATATCCAGGGTTACCAGGTGAGTCCGTTCGGCCGCCAGGACTTCTCCAAGGTCAGCGTCAGGCCCTGA
- the rpmB gene encoding 50S ribosomal protein L28 — MSRVCQVTGKGPVTGNNISHANNKTRRRFLPNLQHHRFWVESEKRFVRLRVSAKGMRIIDKRGIDVVLAELRRDGKV; from the coding sequence ATGTCTAGAGTCTGTCAAGTTACCGGTAAGGGTCCGGTGACTGGGAATAACATTTCCCACGCAAACAACAAAACCCGTCGTCGTTTCCTGCCGAACCTGCAGCATCACCGCTTCTGGGTCGAGTCGGAGAAGCGTTTTGTGCGTCTGCGCGTTTCCGCCAAGGGCATGCGTATCATCGACAAGCGCGGCATTGATGTCGTGCTGGCCGAACTGCGCCGCGATGGCAAGGTTTAA
- the rpmG gene encoding 50S ribosomal protein L33, translating to MRELIRLISSAGTGHFYTTDKNKRTTPDKIEIKKYDPVVRKHVIYKEGKIK from the coding sequence ATGCGTGAATTGATTCGTTTGATCTCGAGCGCCGGTACTGGTCACTTCTACACGACTGACAAGAACAAGCGCACTACTCCGGACAAAATCGAGATCAAGAAATATGATCCGGTTGTTCGTAAGCACGTGATCTACAAGGAAGGCAAAATCAAGTAA
- a CDS encoding cupin domain-containing protein → MNIQDIVDFSEASTAPERFRPAPEKVLKGDPEQTVFNHYNSPCGQMNAGVWEGAVGLWNVNYTEHEYCEIVQGVSVLRDNDGNAKTLRAGDRFVIPAGFKGTWEVLEHCRKIYVVFEQKA, encoded by the coding sequence ATGAACATCCAGGACATCGTCGACTTCAGCGAAGCCAGCACCGCGCCCGAACGTTTCCGCCCGGCGCCGGAGAAGGTCCTCAAGGGCGATCCGGAACAGACAGTCTTCAACCACTACAACAGCCCCTGTGGACAGATGAATGCGGGCGTCTGGGAAGGCGCGGTCGGCCTGTGGAACGTGAATTACACCGAGCACGAATACTGCGAAATCGTCCAGGGCGTCTCGGTACTGCGCGACAACGACGGCAACGCCAAGACCCTGCGCGCCGGCGACCGCTTCGTGATTCCGGCCGGTTTCAAGGGCACCTGGGAAGTGCTGGAACACTGCCGCAAGATCTACGTGGTGTTCGAACAGAAAGCCTGA
- a CDS encoding aldehyde dehydrogenase: MTTLTRADWEQRARELKIEGRAYINGEYTAAVSNETFECISPVDGRLLAQVASCDSADAQRAVENARATFDSGVWSRLAPAKRKATMIRFAALLKTNAEELALLETLDMGKPITDSLFIDVPGAAQALSWSGEAIDKIYDEVAATPHDQLGLVTREPVGVVGAIVPWNFPLMMACWKLGPALATGNSVILKPSEKSPLTAIRIAALAIEAGIPAGVLNVLPGYGHTVGKALALHMDVDTLVFTGSTKIAKQLLVYSGESNMKRVWLEAGGKSPNIVFADAPDLKAAAEAAASAIAFNQGEVCTAGSRLLVERSIKDTFLPLVVEALKAWKPGNPLDPATNVGALVDTQQMNTVLSYIDAGHADGAKLVVGGKRTLQDSGGTYVEPTIFDGVTNAMKIAQEEIFGPVLSVLTFDTVEQAIQIANDTPYGLAAAVWTTNISKAHLTAKALRAGSVWVNQYDGGDMTAPFGGFKQSGNGRDKSLHAFDKYTELKSTWIKL; this comes from the coding sequence ATGACCACCCTGACTCGTGCTGACTGGGAACAACGCGCCCGCGAGCTGAAGATTGAAGGCCGCGCCTACATCAATGGCGAATACACCGCCGCCGTTTCGAACGAAACCTTCGAGTGCATCAGCCCGGTCGACGGCCGGCTGCTGGCCCAGGTCGCGAGCTGCGACAGCGCCGACGCCCAGCGCGCGGTGGAAAATGCCCGTGCCACCTTCGATTCCGGCGTCTGGTCGCGCCTGGCGCCGGCCAAGCGCAAGGCGACGATGATCCGTTTCGCCGCGCTGCTGAAAACCAATGCCGAAGAACTGGCCCTGCTTGAAACCCTGGACATGGGCAAGCCGATCACCGACTCGCTGTTCATCGACGTGCCGGGCGCGGCCCAGGCGCTGAGCTGGAGCGGCGAAGCCATCGACAAGATCTATGACGAAGTCGCCGCGACGCCCCATGATCAACTGGGGCTGGTGACCCGCGAACCGGTGGGTGTGGTCGGTGCCATCGTGCCGTGGAACTTCCCATTGATGATGGCCTGCTGGAAGCTCGGCCCGGCCCTGGCCACCGGCAACTCGGTCATCCTCAAGCCGTCGGAAAAGTCCCCGCTGACCGCCATTCGCATCGCCGCCCTGGCTATCGAGGCCGGTATCCCGGCCGGCGTGCTCAACGTGCTGCCTGGCTATGGTCACACCGTTGGCAAGGCATTGGCCCTGCACATGGACGTCGACACCCTGGTATTCACCGGCTCGACCAAGATCGCCAAGCAACTGCTGGTCTACTCCGGCGAGTCGAACATGAAGCGCGTCTGGCTCGAAGCCGGCGGCAAGAGCCCGAACATCGTGTTTGCCGACGCCCCCGACCTGAAGGCCGCCGCCGAGGCGGCTGCCAGTGCGATCGCTTTCAATCAGGGCGAGGTGTGCACCGCCGGTTCGCGTCTGCTGGTCGAGCGCTCGATCAAGGACACCTTCCTGCCGCTGGTGGTCGAGGCGCTCAAGGCCTGGAAGCCGGGCAATCCGCTGGACCCGGCGACCAACGTTGGGGCACTGGTGGATACCCAGCAGATGAACACCGTACTGTCCTATATCGACGCCGGGCATGCCGACGGCGCCAAGCTGGTGGTCGGGGGCAAGCGAACCCTGCAGGACAGCGGCGGTACCTACGTCGAGCCGACGATTTTCGACGGCGTGACCAACGCGATGAAAATCGCCCAGGAAGAAATCTTCGGCCCGGTGCTGTCGGTACTCACCTTCGATACCGTCGAGCAGGCGATCCAGATCGCCAACGACACGCCCTATGGCCTGGCCGCTGCGGTCTGGACTACCAACATCTCCAAGGCGCACCTGACCGCCAAGGCCCTGCGGGCCGGCAGCGTGTGGGTCAACCAGTACGATGGCGGCGACATGACCGCGCCGTTCGGTGGCTTCAAGCAGTCGGGTAACGGCCGCGACAAGTCGCTGCATGCCTTCGACAAGTACACCGAACTGAAGTCGACCTGGATCAAGCTGTAA